From the genome of uncultured Bacteroides sp.:
ATAACTGCCATTAGTACCACAGGTAAGAATCAGCATTTTTAGCTCATATTTGTTTATTAACTTCCAGCAAGTGTCCTGAAGGTCGATACCGGGATAACCAAACATACGAGAGATGATAACTAGTTCTTCATCATTTATCTTGAGTATATTGCATTTATTTAAAGAGTTCTCAATAATCTCTTTGTCATAAAAGTTCTGACGAAGGTTTATATCAAAAATTTTGCATTGGCCTTCTCCATCTGGCATCGTGTCAAGAAACCGGTTTATTGTTTCTCTTGATACTGTGCTACGTTGTGCAAGTGAGCCAAAACAAACGGAACGTGTAGAAAGGGCAAGAGTTTGCAGCGCTTCGGTGAATGGAATGTTATCCCATGCTACTCCTTCTTTTATTTCATAACAAGGTATACCCTCAGCATCCAGTTCCACCTGAACTGTACCTGTTGGGAAGTTTACCTTTTCCAATTGATATTTCAGATTCTTTTCATGAAAAACATCTAGTATTTCATTCCCCAATGCATCGTTGCCAATAGCACTTACTACACAGCTCTCAAGACCGAATTGTGATACGTGATAAGCAAAATTAGCAGGTGCTCCGCCTATTTTTTTCCCTTCAGGCAGCATATCCCAAAGTGCTTCACCCAATCCAACAATTATATTATTCATAATACTAAAATTTAATGTTTCTTGTTAATAATAAAAGATAAGCAACTCCAATGGTCATAACTAAAACTGCACCAATCTGGGCTAACATTATATCGGATACTATCCCCATCACAAGTGGAAATATTGTACCACCAAACAATCCCATAATCATCAGTCCGGATACTTCGTTCTGTTTGCTTGGCTTGTGCAGCAATGCCTGGGAGAAGATAATGGAAAAGACATTGGAATTCCCGAAACCAATCAATGCTACGCAAGCGTAAATAGTTATTTTTGTATCTACAAAATAGAGACCACCCATACCAAGAGCCAACATGATAACACTTATTGCGAAAAACATCTTTCCGGATACTTTAGCCAAAATAAAAGCTCCTGATAGACATCCTATGGTACGGAAAAGGAAATAAACACTGGTAGCATATCCTGCATCAGCCAATTCCATACCCAAACGTTCAATCAGAATTTTTGGAGCAGTTACATTTGTTCCTACATCAATACCCACATGGCACATAATACCAAGGAATGACAATAGAATAAGTTTATCGCCCAATAAAGCGAAGCATTCGCCAAAACTGGAACTTTTACCTTCAATCTTTTTTTCTTCAATAGAGGTAGAGCTAAGAACAACAATAGCAATAATTGCAATAACGGTAAAGATAGGGAATAGAATTCGCCAATAAGAAAATTGTATTGCACCCCAAGCTGCAAGAATTGGCGCTACAAATGAGGCTATGGCTTTTACAAACTGCCCTAATGTTAAAGAACTAGCTAATCTTTCTCCACTTACAATGTTGGAAATAAGTGGATTGAGAGATACCTGCATCAATGTGTTGCCGATCCCTAATAATGAAAAAGAAATCAGCATACCTGCATATGAATGGCTGATAACAGGCACAATTAATGCAAGAACTGTAACAACAAGACTCAGTAATACTGTTTTTTTTCTTCCTATACGGTTCATCAGCATACCTGTTGGCACTGAAAATATCAAGAACCAGAAAAATACCATTGAAGGAAATATATTTGCCTCCGTGTCAGTGAGACTTAAATCTGCTTTTACATAATTAGTGGCAATGCCTACAAGGTCTACAAATCCCATTGCGAAGAAACAGAACATCACTGGGATAAGCTTAGCATATATATTTTTTGTATTTCTCATAAATTTGGATTATTTTAAACCGAGTTTATATGTAGTAAACGAAACAACATTATATGAACCGCCTTTCGCATAAAAACTAATACGATTATAAGGCTCAGATGGAAAAATAAGATTTGTCATAACAAAACGTCCTCCATCTCCAAAAGCCTCAATGCTGGACTTATCAACAAATAATCGAAGTGTCATCTCTTTATCATTTCTCAAGGGAGCAGTTGTTACTGCTGGGAATTCTTTACTAAAAGACGTTATCCCACTTTTTGTTCTATCTATAGAAAAACTCTTTTCCACCAAATTATAGGTTACATCTACTTCTTCACCCTTAGAATTAAAGAGTTGAAAGCCTATGATTTCTGCATTCTTATTCTTTATAGTCATTTCTATCTCATATGCTCCGGAATTATCTGTCAGTAACTTATCCACATTGTATGTCCGATCTACTTTAAATGAACGCTTTTTTATCTGTTCACCACGTAACTTCAACAATTCGGGAGATGGGGTACTCTTCAAATAGGTTTCACCTTTATAAGTGTAAAGACTTAAGTCGCGTGGAACAGAGTTTGCACTACGATACTGTTTCGTAGGTACATCATTGGCATATTGCCAATTGCTCATCCATGCTAATGCTATGTGGCGTCCTCCTAATGTATTACTCCAGGTTACGGTAGCATAATGATCTTTTCCCCAGTCCATCCACTTATTCACATTCGGAGATTCGTTTATGAATTTCTTTCCATCGAAATTACCAACAAAATATTGTGTTGCCGAACCACCAAATGGTCCACCAGGATTTATATTACAGATAAGAACCCATTTTCTCAGTTCGGTTCCTTCAATGGGTAATTCAATAAGATCAGGACATTCCCATACACCACCGTGTGCACCTTGCCCATCACCAAAACGGCTCTCCATAGCCCACTCCTTGAGGTCGGAAGAAGAATAAATTCTCATCTCTTGTCCGGCTGCAAGAATCATAACCCACTTTTTAGAAGGTTCATGCCAAAAAACTTTCGGATCACGAAAGTCACGTGTAGTAGACGTTAGAATCGGGTTACGGGCATATTTGGTAAATGTACGGCCATTATCAAGGCTATACGCCATGCTTTGCACCTGACGATCGCTGGCTGAAGTATAAAAAGCCACAATAGCTCCTGCGCCAAATCCTGCTGTATTATCTTTATCAACAACGCAACTACCACTAAAAATGCTTCCCAATGCATCGGGGGCAATAGCTACAGGAAGGTGCTCCCAATTCACCAGATCTTTGCTTACAGCGTGTCCCCAATGCATATTTCCCCACATGGAACCATAAGGATTATGTTGATAGAACAAATGATATTCTCCATCTTTATAAACCATACCATTGGGATCATTCATCCATCCGTAAGCTGGTGTAAAATGGTAGA
Proteins encoded in this window:
- a CDS encoding carbohydrate kinase translates to MNNIIVGLGEALWDMLPEGKKIGGAPANFAYHVSQFGLESCVVSAIGNDALGNEILDVFHEKNLKYQLEKVNFPTGTVQVELDAEGIPCYEIKEGVAWDNIPFTEALQTLALSTRSVCFGSLAQRSTVSRETINRFLDTMPDGEGQCKIFDINLRQNFYDKEIIENSLNKCNILKINDEELVIISRMFGYPGIDLQDTCWKLINKYELKMLILTCGTNGSYVFASGEVSFLETPNVNVADTVGAGDSFTAAFCASIIKGKSVREAHKLAVDVSAYICTQSGAMPQLPEMLKKQLQ
- a CDS encoding MFS transporter, with protein sequence MRNTKNIYAKLIPVMFCFFAMGFVDLVGIATNYVKADLSLTDTEANIFPSMVFFWFLIFSVPTGMLMNRIGRKKTVLLSLVVTVLALIVPVISHSYAGMLISFSLLGIGNTLMQVSLNPLISNIVSGERLASSLTLGQFVKAIASFVAPILAAWGAIQFSYWRILFPIFTVIAIIAIVVLSSTSIEEKKIEGKSSSFGECFALLGDKLILLSFLGIMCHVGIDVGTNVTAPKILIERLGMELADAGYATSVYFLFRTIGCLSGAFILAKVSGKMFFAISVIMLALGMGGLYFVDTKITIYACVALIGFGNSNVFSIIFSQALLHKPSKQNEVSGLMIMGLFGGTIFPLVMGIVSDIMLAQIGAVLVMTIGVAYLLLLTRNIKF
- a CDS encoding GH32 C-terminal domain-containing protein, with translation MGLFTLLLSCQASNPQLVIKHLGDEQSIVQIDAHKKYLLLPVQETSREAKLYMIVDNDVVKTINIRLAINKIDYFVPVEISAYKNKSITFNFQFIPDSAVCWKEMKLADSFDTRNIEAFRPVYHFTPAYGWMNDPNGMVYKDGEYHLFYQHNPYGSMWGNMHWGHAVSKDLVNWEHLPVAIAPDALGSIFSGSCVVDKDNTAGFGAGAIVAFYTSASDRQVQSMAYSLDNGRTFTKYARNPILTSTTRDFRDPKVFWHEPSKKWVMILAAGQEMRIYSSSDLKEWAMESRFGDGQGAHGGVWECPDLIELPIEGTELRKWVLICNINPGGPFGGSATQYFVGNFDGKKFINESPNVNKWMDWGKDHYATVTWSNTLGGRHIALAWMSNWQYANDVPTKQYRSANSVPRDLSLYTYKGETYLKSTPSPELLKLRGEQIKKRSFKVDRTYNVDKLLTDNSGAYEIEMTIKNKNAEIIGFQLFNSKGEEVDVTYNLVEKSFSIDRTKSGITSFSKEFPAVTTAPLRNDKEMTLRLFVDKSSIEAFGDGGRFVMTNLIFPSEPYNRISFYAKGGSYNVVSFTTYKLGLK